Genomic window (Cololabis saira isolate AMF1-May2022 chromosome 10, fColSai1.1, whole genome shotgun sequence):
ctgaagggggtgggggacttcatgagctgataattatgatacagctgccactcaggaagggttatcataccaaaatattatctacagacatggatcttttcaaaaatcataagtaagttttgtgaagtgaaaaatgaaaaaaaaagtgaaaatttgggctctggcccatggactattacAGGAGCTGAGCTGCCAGTTCAGAAGATCAtttgggtatttttttttagggcTAACCAGACATGAAAACAATTCATCATCAAAGAAAACGCAGGAACCACCAGAAcagattgattttaatgaggtTGAAAAATCAGCTGAGCCCCCTACTTTCTTCAAGCAGTTTTGCTGAGTCTTGCAGACGTCACAGCCTTTGGGGCTTGAATGCAGCCCCACCTCAGGTTTGCTGCCAGTCAGCCGCTACCGGTCAGGATTGTTGTCGCAAATGCTTCCTCAGTAAGGAAATGCAAATGAACATATTCAGAATATTTTTGTATATCATCAAAGCTGATAAAGAAACAACAAATGCTTTTAACTCCGGTTCCAAAACAGTTGAGACTTGtgtaaaaatgcaaatgaaacCAGAATGCTTAATTTGCAAATCTTATGAGGACATATTTTACTCCCAAAGGAACATGTGCATCAtatcagatgttgaaactgagaCATTAGCTcaatttgaatttgatggcaacaTACCATttaaatttccctttggggattaatgaaGTTTTCTTTTAACTGAATGTTGCTGTAGAACCTCTAGGAACCTTTCAACATTGATGGTGGTGTCGTTCTAGATGTGTAAGCCGCCCACACCAGGCACTAACACTACCCCATAGCATCAGAAGTGTAGGCTTTTGAACTCAgcgctgatcaaaataaaaacaaataaaaaaaaatgtaaaaactggACGCATGGTCCCTCTCTCCTTCAAAGTCCTTGTGATTTTATGTTGAGGAACAGTTTCCTGAAAAGTGGTTGATCATTGTTACACCTAGGAGGCTCTGCCTCTCTGAAATGTCTCTTTAATACCGAGTCATGTTACTGGCCTGCTGCCAATTAACCAGCTCAGTTGTCAAGTGCTGCTTGGGTGTTCTTTTTTACTTGTGCCAGTTACTCTTCCAGCCTTTTGTCGGCCTTGTTCCAACTTTTCCGAGTGTTAATGCCATTACATTCATCTGATATGTTGTTTATATTTGGTTGGAAATGGATCTATGGATCAGAGCTTATTTGAAACTGGGGTTGTATAAAATCAAATAGGAATTCAAATTACACCGAAGCCAAAATTTGTACGGGAACCATGTATTGTTTAAGATATAAATGGGGGCCCGTATGGGATTCTTCTCTGCTTTCATATTGGCCACATGTGAACTGCTCACTTGGGTTCACTTATGTAGCTGGTCCAAGTGGGACCCAGATAAGACAGCTATTTTGGGCCCATTCCCATTCATCATCCATGTACCTAAGTTTTACCATTGCAAGCAATTTACAGGGAGCCAAAATGGAGCTCATATCTCATATGGGATGTCATTTACCGCCCATATATGTCTCAGACGAGCCCGAAATACAAGTGTTGCCTGGGTAAAACAACTCAATCaagtttattgaaaaaaaaaaaaaaaaaaaaagccacaatgcTGAATGATCTCTTTTCATTGTCTCAGTGGCTTAGATGCAATTGCGTCAATTCCCGGCACCCGTTGCTAACATTTGGGTGAAAAGCAACAACTTCTTGCTGACTCAACGGTAAAATGTCTCATGATGAGCCAGGTAGGACTCGTCAACTTAATAGGTTAGATGTCAAGTTGCTGACTCCTGCTTGACTCAGTGCAGCGCATAGATGGAAATCATGGTGCGGATGCAGAggcgcagcttgtgaacaggcaaggcaggcaactgcttggggccccgagttgttggggggcccatgaggcaaaaagtaaataattacttttattacaaaagtgtttcctatcaggggttttgaggactaaaaaagtattgaaggctgtttttactgtacagatctcaaaatgtggtaaccgcaatgaccacatcctcctccttaaacaaacataaggcaattatcaatgacatctcagtagccagtaagaaacctcccttAAGGGGCCCCACGTtgtcattcccatgatcacggCCATCCACCTCTAcgcagtgtcaaaaaaaaaaaaaaaaaaaaaaaaaactacacacagtgtcgtgtgtgtaaattagcagtgtgcaaaataaatataaatttcataaagttttcattggtgtcagtttattataacataacggtgatgaacgcatggtttgaggggccccctagaaatttttgcctagggccccaacagaccctagaatcgcctctgTGCGGATGACGGGGACTGGATCCCCCATCTTGATCCCCATGTCCAGTATGTCGTTTTAGATCTTACTATGGTATTTTGCACAAACTCAGTAAACATAAACGCAGATACAGTACATTTGTTCGAACACTTTAAAAAGCTGAGGATCTTCCCCTCTGTTTCATCATAGAGGTTTGATTCACATCTAATCTCCAGCATCAGCTGCCATACAGAAACATATGCCAACATCAATGAGGTCACGCCTTGCTGATGAAATGCGGGAGTCAAAATTCACCCACGAGACTTATAACATCAAATGGAAAACAATCAACTGAACTTACTGCTGCTTTAGGTGGTTTTACAAGTTACTGAATCATACCCAGTTCTTGTTAAATACATGATGAGGCTGGCTGTCTAATACGTCATGTATTGTTCACCTTTTGGCAGGGTTTAAAGGAGAAACCTCATCCCACCAGGGTACCGGTTTCATTTTGAAAACTGAATTTTCTATGAAGCCTTTAATGCTGAGAGTAACAGCAGGACTCAGTCTGGCAGGATCCTGGAAACAGTCCTCTGGTTCTCTactgcagtggttcccaaactttctgTGCCCAAGGCACACCAAAGGACAAACAAAAATTTCAAGGCACATCTATTGTGCAAAATAGCCTTATAACACATGTTCACTAATatcatctgtttatctgttaagtttattatttactaatgccaaataagatatgacaaagacaactattctactcatgaaatatttattaacaaaatacttcacaaaaatatttaaactttatcaAATTGGGCTTCATCAAACAGACCCATTTCAGGAGGATTTTTTAGATAAAGAGTTTGCCTCTGTATTATGGAATGAGTGCATTCAAAGTAGTAtatagtaaattaaaataattatttttgtctagTTGTATACTATATTGCAGTAGGCTATGGTTGTCACAAAATCCCACGGCACACTTGGACTTGCCTCAAGGCACACCAGTGTGCCGCGGCacacagtttgggaaccactgctctactGTGATCCAGACTTGATCTCGTCAATAAAACTGCTGCAGTTTCATAAAATTTTTATACAAACATATCTTGCTGATCAGAGATGATTCAAAATAATAGTCTTCTCCTCTGCTAAAAATGTGACATTAAAATGTGTGATTATGTGTCAAGTATCTGAAACTCTACTGAGCCTCTGCGATGTTCCTGCTCTGGACATCCATCCGTGGCTGCAACTGTGACTTTAACACCTGGAAAATGTCGATATAGACATGTAACAATGAATCACCAACAGCCACATTTGATCAATAAATAGTGGTTTATTTTAACAACAGGTATGGCTTATATACAAGTGCATTATGTCtgttaaaacaacaaaatgaaacCAAACAAGAGGAACTCATAAATGAACAatccacatttttttaattttttttttttacattcattCAAATCTCCAGAAACAGAGATTCTGAGTCACTCTATGTGAGAGAAGcgaaacctgaaaaatgtgtACTGGGGACCTCATTTCGGGTTCATAACAAGCCTTAATCCAGTCCATATCATTTGTGATCCTTCATCTTATAGAAGCTGGATGCTTCCACATGTCCTattcaaaaagataaaaaccaattctttctttctttgttatgttttcccTAACCTTTCCAACAATGAATGTCTACCAAGCCGTCCTGTCGCTGGTGCTAACATTGCCCTGCATTGCTTGCACTGGCTTTACCTCAAAGCTACTCCACATCGAGTCGAAATAAAGGCGATGTATTGTCTCCACTCGGTGAAACAGTTGCACGGCAGAAAGTGGTAGTAACAGATCGCAGCGGCGACATGGCTGTATTGTGCTGTATCACTGGACAAAAAGGTTTAACTTCTGTAAATACACGAGACAAATAGAGAGACCAACACTAACATGATACAGACTGAGATACGCGAGGCTACTGACCACTGCAGTCAACACACTCAGACGCCACGAGTTTCTCATGGGATCCATTATCAGCACCCTCTCTCACATGGAGATCTATTGCAAATGTTAATGTGTAACTAGCAGTTTCCATTTTACCTTTAACATCCCAACCCAtgttcccttttttatttttaactgtaAAAACACTAAATCTCTCACTACATGATTGCAGGTCATTGTGCTTTGAGGTGCAGCAGCACAGCATACATAATGTATTGCTCGACATTAAACAATCACATGAATGTctcagtaataataatgatgatgtgaTGGTCTTTTAAAAATACCACCTTGCTTCAATCAGTAATTGAGTTTTCATCAAGGGTGCATTTTGAAAATACAACCACAAGATTTTCCTCATTCGTCCACAGGCCCATAGATGTCAGTGCACAGACTGAATTAGGGCGGGTAGTACCTAAACAGTTTCTCCAAACGTGTGCCACAATGTGGTAACAGAAAATCTGCCAAGCCTGGCGATGGGTTTGACTCCTGAATCACACCTTAACAAACTGCTGATACTCCCTGTGTATATTATTTACTGAGTTTTATCGTATTTGAAATGACAAGACATCATTCACTTGGCTCCAAAGTTTTACAGTACTGCAGAGTGGTTCCCAACCGGTTTTATCCTCTTCAGGGTCACACAGGggttggagcctatcccagctgccACATCTGGAACACGCTGGGAACATCCCGCACAGGCTGCCAGTCCCAACAGAGAGCaagtttattattaatattgtgaGGCTTGTTGTAAACAGTGCAACATCCATAATCGTACATCCTCCTTCAGGCAAGTATCACACTTTGAATGAAAAAGGTGTTACATATTTAAGTCAAGTATACCGCCGTCCACAGGTGGACTTGAGCTTTGGAAGGAAAAAGTGCTTCCTTACGATAGAGTCTGTCATGTTATGAATATCAATAGTTTGCACAGGGTTATTTCTAAAATGTCATATTGTCAAGTGTATTGCATCGCATTTGCATGTGTTACTGAATGAATGGACTGACGTACTGCTGTTAACCACGTTAATGTGAGAACATGAGCTTGAAAACACACTGAAAGTTTAGTGAAGGATCAACATTTGGCAATCACATCAAACATTTCAGAGTCTACAGGTTTCATTTCGAAAACAGATTAAGTCTCTTTTGAGACTCGATACATCTTTTGACAAGTTCACGTTAATGTTCATGCTTTGTCCCCACTGCACAAAATAAGGGTGCCACCGCATCAAAAGGTGCCACGAATACTGTAAGAAATTAAGTATAGCTCTGTACAATAAGGGTGCACCATGGGAGATTCTCAAAAGTAAGggtttaaatttaaaaacaaaactgagtcAAGCTCAGCTGTCCATTTACGTACATTttcacatttacaaaaaaaaaaaaagcatttgcatACCGTACATTGACTTGGCCAGAACAACTGCGAAATAAGTTTCTGCATAACACAAAATTGGTCATGTTTTTTGACCACCATCACTGCTCACACAATAAACCATGTGCTGGTATATGAGCTCCGTCTCATCTCACTTTTAATTAGTCAAATGGTGATGAAACTTGCAGTCTTCTGcatttaaaggcagggtaagaaATTCTATAAGATTTCTAACCCGGAACactttttgtcacatttagTGAATATCTCCTCACCCTCCGCTAGCTGCCCATCTTCTGAATACAttgtcaataaaaaaacaaaaaaaaaacaatcctcaTACGTATCCCTGGGTTCATAAACAGGAAGCAAACACTGCAACAGCCAATCACCGACAGGGGGAGAGGTTGGAACTCAAGCACATCGaatgagggagggaggaagagggaggAGCTCTCTGAGTTTtattgtcgttttttttttcaaatatcaacagaGGGTTATTCCAGAAAGGATTAAACAAACTAACCATGAGATAGAGCCTGAACCTGAAGTTTTCAGAATGTAAAATGTCGGCTCCATAACACCGCCTAACATTGCATCAGTCTGTGGTTTCGTCAACCTCTTACGGTGACAAGTGCACAAATTATTTATACCTTTGTATAAGTTTTGTCAATCCCCAGATGGCAATGCCATTTTGTGACAATATCCAAACCCCAGCCTTGATGGACTTGAAATTCTCGACATAAGCTGAATAAAACCAGACCACACCAGGTTCAGAGGGCGTGTCTCCATGGTGATAATCGGATTCTGTGgcttttaaaaacagaaaatgcagGTTTACTCTGAGTTTACTTAACCAGCTAAGTACCCCCCCACACAGACATATTGAGATGTGAGAGTATCCAGAAAttgcttaccctgcctttatGAATTTTCAGATAGGGTGTTACTAGCTATATACCCGAACAGGCAAATACTTCACAGCCATTAACGTTTTGGCACTATATCTACATTTAGTTTTGGTAAGGGTATTTTTTGGTTTGTGTTTaaagaaaaagcacaaaaaaaaaagtccaattaACATTGTCTACCTTTGTATAGGCAAAAAGTACTTGATTACATTCAGAATTTTTTTCCCTCCGTATTGGTAAGGCgacgttttttttaatgcaaaaaatTTAAGACAAACATTTCATGTGAGCAAAAGTACcagtgttgattttttttttcctaagttTTTACCTtcattgcatgttttttttttttttttttttttttttctcaaaccaGTGCTGATGACACGTCTCAATGATTGTGGGTTTTTTGTCTTCAAAATGATAGACAGCAACTTTCCCCTTTCATTCACATCCGAGTATCTTAAGCGCTGGTGATATCCAGTGACATTCCTGAAGAGCAGAATCAAATGTCACATTGTCACAAACCAGCCTGTGGCACTCTCTCACTTTTGTGGTCTCATTTATTGGCTAAATGCACAAGGAgaggaaggggagggggggtaAGGGTGGGTTAGTGGTAGGAGGGGCTGTGAGAGGGGAGAGAGCAGCTCTGTAAGACAAGTCCGCTCAACTCCAGGTGGAAGCCGCCTTCGTGATGTACCTGGAGTCTGAGCCTGACCGTTCCCAGCCCCCACCCCTCCCGTGGTACTCGTATGGGTGGCTGCCCTCTGGTGCAAACACTCAGAGCTTCATTTCCTCGCTGAGTCATGACAACGCTGTGCTATTAAAAGTGTTGTTTTCTGTTCTGGCACTCTCCCTGTCCCTGATAGAGAGGACGCCAGAGTCTATGGGGGAGGACACGGTGCAGTCTATTAAAGAGGAGGGAGCCGCTTCTGTAGAGCTCGAGTCCCTGATGGGACTTGATACTGAATCCAAGATGAGGGAAATGGCTGAGTCCGGTACAATGTCTGTGACAGTCAAGGGGCTTGATTCCGGTGTTGAGGTATGCACAATGTCTGTGACGGGGAGAACAGAGGGAGACATTGTCGTGGTGTTGACAGTTTGAACTACAGGGGGAGTGGAGGAGTCCACTGAGGGCTTATGGTCACAGTCGATAGGTGGATGCATTGTGGGAGTTGCAAAAACAGTAACTGGACTCTTAGCGGTGGAGGAATGAGTGGCTATATCTTTGACGCGGGGAGAGGTAGAATCTAACTGAGGCAGCTGGGAGTCTCTGATGGAAGGACTAACTGTGGATTCATCTAATGTTTCTAACTGGATGGGAATGTGAGAGTGTGGGGTAGTGGAGGGTGGTGGGTGACGGGGAATATCAGCCATAGGAGTGGGAACAGGGGATGGAGGGAAAACATCAGGCAAAGATGAAAGGGAGTTTGATAACGCAGCATGATCATCTTCAGGTGGATACGTCTTTGTGTCGCTCGGGTCGATGTCATTAAACTCTGGGTTTGGAGACTCTAGCGTGGAGCTAGGTGGGGGCTCGATGATGGGTATGGTGCAAATTAGTGAAGAGGCGGATGGAGGTTTGGgtgtggggggagggggaggcCCTGAGTCATCCTCATCTGCAGTGGAACGAGCAATTTCCGTCACTTGGAGAGGAATACAATCAGTCAGCACCTCCACAGAATCCAAAACAATTGCAGGAAGCTCTTCCGCATCGGACAAAAGCGGGTCCGTGACGCAGGGGGCTTTGTGTAAAGGACTGGAAGATAATAGGTGCTCTTTGCTGAGACGTGTGATGCCGTCTTTCCCGAGCCCCGTAACGTGGGCCGGGGACGAAGACGAGACAGAGTGACCGTTGGAGTCTTTAGGCTCGGGCTTGCCGGGGCGCAGCTCCATGGGCGTGGTGGCAGACACGTCCCCGGCGAAAGGAACAGTCAAATCGAGAGCGGAGGAGGCGGTTGAGTCCATGGTGGACACTGCAGTGGGAGGCACCTCATGAAGGGGCGTGTCATGCACTCTGGTGTAGTCCCTGCCGCTCTCCGACTGGACCATTTGGAGGCGCTGTTCTCCAAGTTTCCTCGGGGGAAGTAGAGGTTGCCGAGTGTAGTTTTCAACGTCAGCCAGAATCTCTGGGAGTGGTTGGTTACGCGTCTCGGGCAACAGGAGAATGCAAATGATGCAAATGAGAGTGCAGCAGGCGAAGATAATGTGGTGAAGGAAATAGCCCTTCTGGTTGTGCAGTTCCATGATGGGTGCGGTGAGCATCCCGAAGCCGGCGCTGGCCAGTACCAGGCCCACACCACCACCCCTATAGGAAGACAGAACATTATATTACCTGGTAGGATTTAGGGATGCCACACATTTCTGAAAACGTCCTAAAAATACAGACAACAAAAAAGCAGGCTGATGTTTTCACCGGGTAAATAACGGCAGAGAGTGCTGCAGTGCTATCAAACACTTCACTCTGAATATTACTCCATTCTGTCCTGCCATTACCCAAAGCCACCACCAGATGGTTTCCTTGACGCACTTTTCTCACAGCAACACCTCTGCATTACCCACACAGAGGGAAGCACCATGTATTCTTACAGGAATCATTTGTACCAGATGTAGATAACATTTGACACAAAACTGTAAGAATACATCATTTTCAGTAGtttcatcctttcacagagcaGTTACAAAGGGGGGTAATCTATCCATCAGATGGGCTCCCAGGATAAAAAACAACCAGTGAGTCGACTACACTGCAAGCTGACCAAAGCATCAAGATGGTGGTAAAAAAGGagtcttaaaaaaataaaaatgacaaaggATGTCTACCTTATCACCTCTACACCATCTGATGGTGCAGTCCTGGTCTGGCAGCGGGCTTACCTGATAACAGTTGGAGTGATTTCAGCACAGAAGAAGATGCTCAGGTTGCTGACTGCGTGGGAGGAGAACATACCAATGATGGAGAAGGCGATGGAGAGGTTCTTTTTCAGCTTCTCTGAGCTATCCGCTGCAGATGAAGCAGAGGAGACAGAACAATTCTCACTCAGCATCCAAAAAGACGTAAACACGGGGCAGGAGAGAATATTTCTCATTTCTTATTTTATCTCATTAAAGTGTCATTTCATAAAAGTCAATACTACAATAGTTGATAGTAACAATGGGATGTTGAGTACTTTACAGAGTGGTGCAATTTAAAGGAACCTGAGAGTTAAAACAACTCTAGATCTAATATTAAAAGTGTCGAAACTTTTCAACAAAATGGCAATTCTGCAAAATATTCTGTTCTCCCTTGAAACTATTTAGATTCATGTTAATTTGTTCCCTTACAAAAGTTTAAACTCCCTACCATCTATTAATAGAGCTAGGGATGTTTTAACTTGAGATTATTCCTTTAACATAAagacacaaagaaaaaaggaacatttttcTGTATCCAAAGTCTCCCGTCACTTATCAGAACTTATCTTCTTCGTCAAGATGTAGCCTGACTGCCAAAAGGCTGCAAAGATAACTGGAACTTATTCAATGCAATCACCTCAATTTATGCAACTTATTGTTGTCAGATCAAATTTTGAGAAACTGAATTTGAGCTCCTTTCCACAAAATAAATCAGAATGATAGGAATGCAGTCACCTCAAATCTGTACAGCACAATACATGTCTTCTATTACTCGATCACAAGAGACTTTCAAACACTGGATCTTATCATTGTAAAATAATCACTATTACCTTTGGAGCACGAGTTCAGTAACCAGCATCAACCACGAAGCGGATAAATAAGCAAAGATTATCACTTCGTTATGGGAATCTACCAGGTTCGTATTATTCTGTTACATCACTCACAGAACTAAATTAATGATTGACTTTTCTCAAGGATTACAAGCACATACAAGAAGCAATGAGACAATGAATAAACAGATGAACGTACCTATGTTCAGCTGGGCATTGTACTTATCCAGCACTAGAGattaaagagaaaaacaaatgtgtcagTGAGAAACACAAAGTGAAaaaacagatacaatagggccttcgtactgtcagtgctcgggccctaataattcacCACAAGCACTTAAACAAAAgtgaaatgttaaatataaaatatgccCCAAGAGTTGAGTTTACAGTAGCGTGTCTTTAGCCAGCAACACAAACAGTTTCCGGGGAAACAAGATTAGTGTTGACTCAGGTTAAATATTAAGTTTCTGGTGTAGTGGCGTGATCATTCGGAGGCCATCTTAGGTACACATTGATGAGAAACCCTGTAATCACCTCT
Coding sequences:
- the slc22a23 gene encoding solute carrier family 22 member 23 gives rise to the protein MAVVQLDTGEHQPENGFVAPESAAAAAAAPAMLLARVDGEVLPFLGGFGKYQKQLIVLTWIPALFIGFSQYSDNFLLAQPNSTCVQPLLNGSDLHHRGAGHPAPLLTGSSPASAHARGGNYSGHNDTTDMHCSCSEWTFQPHTGLVQNVVTKWGLVCDSAWKVHIAKFSLLVGSIFGYLVFGILADWFGRHPVLIISVLFLLVFGLTVAFSVNVPMFSTLRFFEGFCLAGITLSLYVLRIELCLPGWRFSMTMVANFVVVGGQLLMPGVAYLCRDWQVLQAVIICPLLLMLSYIWIFPESLRWLLSTQQYSRSKWIMGKIAKKNRVNMDLDADNVLTELQRALQKKPKKTCIVKMVGTRNLWKNIVVLCVNSLTGYGIHHCFARSMMIQDGQETTMFHSFYADYYTMAGIAVASCIALCPAVSLMGRRGGLLTFMIITALASLLQLGLVNLLDKYNAQLNIADSSEKLKKNLSIAFSIIGMFSSHAVSNLSIFFCAEITPTVIRGGGVGLVLASAGFGMLTAPIMELHNQKGYFLHHIIFACCTLICIICILLLPETRNQPLPEILADVENYTRQPLLPPRKLGEQRLQMVQSESGRDYTRVHDTPLHEVPPTAVSTMDSTASSALDLTVPFAGDVSATTPMELRPGKPEPKDSNGHSVSSSSPAHVTGLGKDGITRLSKEHLLSSSPLHKAPCVTDPLLSDAEELPAIVLDSVEVLTDCIPLQVTEIARSTADEDDSGPPPPPTPKPPSASSLICTIPIIEPPPSSTLESPNPEFNDIDPSDTKTYPPEDDHAALSNSLSSLPDVFPPSPVPTPMADIPRHPPPSTTPHSHIPIQLETLDESTVSPSIRDSQLPQLDSTSPRVKDIATHSSTAKSPVTVFATPTMHPPIDCDHKPSVDSSTPPVVQTVNTTTMSPSVLPVTDIVHTSTPESSPLTVTDIVPDSAISLILDSVSSPIRDSSSTEAAPSSLIDCTVSSPIDSGVLSIRDRESARTENNTFNSTALS